A genomic region of Ochotona princeps isolate mOchPri1 chromosome 17, mOchPri1.hap1, whole genome shotgun sequence contains the following coding sequences:
- the LHX1 gene encoding LIM/homeobox protein Lhx1, protein MVHCAGCKRPILDRFLLNVLDRAWHVKCVQCCECKCNLTEKCFSREGKLYCKNDFFRCFGTKCAGCAQGISPSDLVRRARSKVFHLNCFTCMMCNKQLSTGEELYIIDENKFVCKEDYLSNSSVAKENSLHSATTGSDPSLSPDSQDPSQDDAKDSESANVSDKEGGSNENDDQNLGAKRRGPRTTIKAKQLETLKAAFAATPKPTRHIREQLAQETGLNMRVIQVWFQNRRSKERRMKQLSALGARRHAFFRSPRRMRPLVDRLEPGELIPNGPFSFYGDYQSEYYGPGGNYDFFPQGPPSSQAQTPVDLPFVPSSGPSGTPLGGLEHPLPGHHPSSEAQRFTDILAHPPGDSPSPEPSLPGPLHSMSAEVFGPSPPFSSLSVNGGASYGNHLSHPPEMNEAAVW, encoded by the exons ATGGTGCACTGTGCCGGCTGCAAAAGGCCCATTCTGGACCGCTTCCTCTTGAACGTGctggacagggcctggcatgtCAAGTGCGTCCAGTGCTGTGAATGTAAGTGCAACCTGACCGAGAAGTGCTTCTCCCGGGAAGGCAAGCTCTACTGCAAGAACGACTTCTTCCG GTGTTTTGGTACCAAATGCGCTGGCTGCGCGCAGGGCATCTCCCCCAGTGACCTGGTGCGGAGAGCACGGAGCAAAGTGTTTCACCTGAACTGCTTCACGTGCATGATGTGCAACAAGCAGCTCTCCACCGGCGAGGAGCTCTACATCATTGATGAGAACAAGTTCGTGTGCAAAGAGGATTACCTAAGTAACAGCAGTGTCGCCAAAGAGAACAGCCTCCACTCCG CCACTACGGGCAGTGACCCCAGTTTGTCTCCGGATTCTCAAGACCCATCGCAGGACGATGCCAAGGACTCGGAGAGTGCCAATGTGTCAGACAAGGAAGGAGGCAGCAACGAGAATGATGACCAGAACCTGGGTGCCAAGCGCCGAGGGCCACGTACCACCATCAAAGCCAAACAGCTGGAGACGCTGAAGGCCGCCTTTGCTGCCACGCCCAAGCCCACACGACACATCCGTGAACAGCTAGCTCAGGAAACCGGCCTCAACATGCGTGTCATCCAG GTCTGGTTCCAGAACCGGCGCTCTAAGGAGCGGAGGATGAAGCAGCTGAGCGCGCTGGGCGCCCGGCGCCACGCCTTCTTCCGCAGTCCGCGCCGGATGCGGCCGCTCGTGGACCGCTTGGAGCCGGGAGAGCTCATCCCCAACGGCCCGTTCTCCTTCTACGGAG ATTACCAGAGCGAGTACTACGGTCCCGGGGGCAACTACGACTTCTTCCCGCAAGGCCCCCCGTCCTCGCAGGCTCAGACGCCGGTGGACCTACCCTTCGTTCCCTCATCCGGCCCTTCTGGAACGCCCCTGGGTGGCTTGGAGCACCCGCTGCCAGGCCACCACCCTTCGAGTGAGGCGCAGAGGTTCACCGACATCCTGGCACATCCCCCGGGGGACTCACCCAGCCCAGAACCCAGCCTGCCGGGGCCTCTGCACTCCATGTCAGCTGAGGTCTTTGGGCCCAGCCCGCCCTTCTCCTCGCTGTCTGTCAATGGCGGGGCGAGCTACGGGAACCACCTGTCCCACCCCCCAGAAATGAACGAGGCGGCCGTGTGGTAG